A DNA window from Pseudodesulfovibrio thermohalotolerans contains the following coding sequences:
- a CDS encoding DUF1045 domain-containing protein yields MSDSTTGRYGVYYAPGRDSGLDRFGASWLGRDNETGRPVNAALPDGLPSDEWRALTETPRHYGFHGTLMPPFVPARGVDETGIADRLDRLAGNLAPFILAPLSVREIGSFLALVPVEQVWLAEAAEACLRTMHPLREPPSHAENEKRRASGLTPEQDQLLEEWGYPYVLGEFRFHITLTGRVQDPARRKRLAEILTGLAAPVTDRPHPVEELCLFHQPDRSAPFRLIHRARLGNTKENS; encoded by the coding sequence ATGAGCGATTCAACCACCGGACGGTACGGCGTCTACTACGCTCCGGGACGCGACTCCGGACTCGACCGCTTCGGCGCATCCTGGCTCGGCCGTGACAACGAAACGGGCCGGCCCGTGAACGCGGCCCTGCCCGATGGCCTGCCCTCCGACGAATGGCGCGCGCTCACCGAAACGCCGCGCCACTACGGATTCCACGGCACCCTCATGCCGCCCTTCGTCCCGGCGCGCGGCGTGGACGAAACCGGAATCGCGGACCGGCTGGACCGGCTTGCGGGCAATTTGGCCCCGTTCATTCTGGCCCCGCTGTCCGTGCGGGAAATCGGCTCGTTCCTGGCCCTGGTCCCGGTGGAGCAGGTCTGGCTGGCCGAGGCCGCCGAAGCGTGCCTGCGGACCATGCACCCCCTGCGCGAACCGCCCTCGCACGCTGAGAACGAAAAGCGGCGCGCATCGGGCCTCACCCCGGAGCAGGACCAGCTTCTTGAAGAATGGGGCTATCCCTATGTGCTCGGGGAGTTCCGCTTCCACATCACCCTGACCGGACGGGTACAGGACCCGGCCCGGCGCAAACGGCTGGCGGAAATCCTGACAGGTCTCGCCGCGCCCGTCACCGACCGCCCCCACCCCGTCGAAGAACTCTGTCTTTTTCACCAGCCGGACAGGTCCGCCCCGTTCCGGCTGATTCACCGGGCCAGGCTCGGCAACACCAAGGAGAATTCATGA
- a CDS encoding DapH/DapD/GlmU-related protein — protein MNNHPHPRGDVRLGPAPSIHPTADIRDSSLGAFTEVRENCLMLESVLGDYAYLSPGCDVAYADVGKFASIAAGVRIGPTNHPMWRASQHHFTYRSERYGFGPDDEAVFEWRRGQRTRIGCDVWIGHGAVILPGVTVGHGAVVGAGAVVSRDVPPYAVVGGVPARMIRERFPSPVRQRLLRLAWWDWPHECLQKALPDFRELGIEDFLNKYEGSAKA, from the coding sequence ATGAACAATCACCCGCACCCCCGAGGTGACGTCCGGCTCGGCCCGGCCCCCTCGATCCATCCCACAGCGGACATCCGCGACAGCTCCCTGGGCGCCTTCACCGAGGTCAGGGAGAACTGCCTGATGCTCGAATCCGTCCTCGGCGACTACGCTTACCTGAGCCCGGGCTGCGACGTGGCCTATGCCGATGTCGGCAAATTCGCCTCCATCGCGGCCGGAGTGCGCATCGGACCGACCAACCATCCCATGTGGCGCGCCTCCCAGCACCATTTCACCTACCGCAGTGAACGATACGGATTCGGCCCTGACGACGAGGCTGTTTTCGAATGGCGGCGCGGCCAGCGGACCCGCATCGGCTGCGACGTGTGGATCGGCCACGGCGCGGTCATCCTGCCCGGCGTGACCGTGGGCCACGGCGCGGTGGTCGGAGCCGGGGCCGTGGTCTCCAGGGATGTGCCCCCCTACGCCGTCGTGGGCGGCGTCCCGGCCCGGATGATCCGCGAACGGTTCCCCTCGCCCGTGCGCCAGCGACTCCTGCGCCTGGCCTGGTGGGACTGGCCGCACGAGTGTCTGCAAAAGGCCCTTCCCGACTTCCGCGAGCTGGGCATCGAAGATTTTCTGAATAAATATGAAGGGAGCGCGAAGGCATGA
- the phnF gene encoding phosphonate metabolism transcriptional regulator PhnF has translation MLTRGKGVALWRQIHEKLKSAISSGRFGPGERLPSESSLSKEFGVNRHTIRRALSVLEGDGLIRVERGRGSFVREPVIHYPVSRRTRFSENLSRQRRTPGNILLQAVDTEADPQVAEALGIEPGEVVTRITSAGEADGRRISYSTAFFPRSLFPGMVRVYREMQSVTRTLEHFGVADYSRKRTRIIARMPSAEEARELRQPKSRPVLVTESVNVDESGVPVEFGVCLFASDWVQILVEP, from the coding sequence ATGCTCACGCGCGGGAAAGGAGTCGCCCTGTGGCGGCAAATCCATGAGAAATTGAAATCGGCCATCTCCTCCGGCCGATTCGGACCGGGCGAACGGCTGCCCTCCGAGAGCAGCCTGTCCAAGGAGTTCGGCGTCAACCGCCACACCATCCGGCGCGCCCTGTCCGTGCTTGAGGGGGACGGGCTGATCCGCGTGGAGCGGGGACGCGGCTCCTTTGTTCGCGAGCCGGTCATCCACTACCCGGTCAGCCGCCGGACGCGGTTCAGCGAGAACCTCTCCCGCCAACGGCGCACGCCGGGCAACATCCTGCTCCAGGCCGTGGACACCGAAGCAGACCCGCAGGTGGCCGAGGCGCTCGGCATCGAGCCGGGCGAGGTGGTCACCCGCATCACCAGCGCGGGCGAGGCGGACGGAAGGCGCATCAGCTACTCCACGGCCTTCTTTCCCCGCTCCCTGTTTCCGGGCATGGTCCGCGTCTACCGCGAGATGCAATCCGTGACCCGGACGCTGGAGCACTTCGGCGTCGCCGACTACTCCCGCAAACGAACCAGAATCATCGCGCGAATGCCCTCGGCCGAGGAGGCGCGCGAGCTGCGCCAGCCCAAAAGCCGCCCGGTGCTCGTCACCGAAAGCGTCAACGTTGACGAGTCCGGCGTACCCGTTGAATTCGGGGTCTGCCTGTTCGCCAGCGACTGGGTGCAGATTCTGGTTGAGCCGTGA